The genomic region tgtataactaTTTACTCGCGTATTATTACCGCTAAATGTCTAGtaataaactacatatttataggATAActatgtacaattttttttttaattttattaacgaCTTAATTGTAGGTATTATgcgttttttataaaaagtataatCTTTAGAGTAAAATAGAACCTATGTAACaaagtgtaaaaaaattataatggacATTCTGTTACTTTagctgtaaataataaaaatatcttaaataaGTGGtaaagaaagaatattttttatttatttaaaccccTTTTTGGATTTCGATGCCTCAATTAAAGGCAATGTGGGggactgaaaatattttatagccaATCTTATAAACCCGTGCCTACGATGCTAATTCGGTTATTTACAACTCTCTAGACTGAGGCGCTATGCATACGTCAGACTTTTTGTAGGTTTGATAATTTCGCCGAGTGGTAGCATAGATTTTTTGACCACTTTCAACCGACTTTTTGTGGGACGTGTgcgtttcaatattgttttctgtatgtttcttttgttttgtcACCGATTGTCGGACGTGGGCGGCGccttaactaaattgacaggtcacATGTTTCAAAGTAAACTGATCCTTTTCCGCAAGCAAGTTTGTGAAAAGGCATAAAACTTCAGTTTAGCTTAGAGATTTGTGTTGTGAGCAACCGAATTGACGCCAATATGCACtttaaattattcataaaaGAATATTGTCATCTCATTAACTtaatcattatttataatgaaaatatagGGGGTCAAACATTTTTGTTCCTGTGTAAATCGATTTATTGGGAAATCTAAAATTTTCTAATGGATCAATAAGTCTATAggaactcaaaatattttcacgCGTGATTTTATTTCTTTCAACTCAAAGAAATTATATATTCCGAAATTAGATCTGTTATCAAATTTAACTTATTAAATTGTACGATAAATGTAACTTGAACGTGATTGAACTTTGACTGGAACCGATAATTATGAGATATTCTTATCGGTGTTTGTTTCGTGATCTTCTTCAAAACAAACGGTTATTTAACCCTCGATCGTGGGAGGTGAGACATCTTAAAGTGTAATTTGTAACATagttaaataagattttaattaatatgtTTAAAGTTATAACAGACAAATGCATTAGAAGCAAAGCAGTGAAGTATTTGAATAGTTTTAGGAATACCAGTAGACCGTATGCAACAAGCAATGAAGTTGTCACTTCGGCTGATATTGTTGTTATTGGTAAGTATTTTGTACTAGCTTTTGTCTTTTTGATGCAATTTATAGCCTATAGCAGTCGGTGATAATGTGGATATCATATAATGGATAGTCAGTGAAAGAATTGTCAGAATCGGACACTTTTAAATCTGttctaaaaggaaaagctgacgtactaactgactgatctatcaacgcgcaactcaaactactggagtAATcagctgggcatgcagatagctattatgacataaacatccgctaagaaagtagttttgaaaattaaacccctaaaggggtaaaacaggggtttgaaatttgtgtagtccacgcggacaaagtcgcgggcataagctagtaagttataaattatttacgaaggaaaaatatctatgtatctatAAATTCTCAGATAGGCTAAAGAAAATGTTTATACGCAATTTTTTAGGCGGCGGTATCGCTGGATGCAACACCTTATACCAACTTACCAAGAGAGGGGTGAATGCAGTGCTTCTAGAAGGAAACAGGCTAACGAGTGGGACAACATGGCACACAGcgggtatatttttatttatttagtgaaAAAATAAAGCTGTCAACCTAAAGTTTGGTGACGTGCGTAAATGTTAAGGCTCCCTGCCTTACCATTGTAACAGTAATGGCCCTCTTCCATGTCCCTTTGCTTGGTAGTACCTATGTTACAGATGCTATGCTGTTTCACGAAGGCCATTTGGCTATGCTTGTGTGAGTGCAGACGTGCACATTGCTATGGCGATCTCGAATCTCGACCGGCTGCGGCGCGGTTCACATTACGCACACAGTCACAGATGTGTTAACCTTATCGGTACACTCACTATTACAACCAAGACTCAACGGTCTTCGTGAAGTAGGACAGCTATATTTTGTGCAATCTTGATAATACTACAtataatttaatacaataaaaattacttgTTGTAAGCTTTGTACAAGAGGATGATAGGTCAGGTTTAGTCCAGATTCAAATAACATTTAAGGTACAACAAAACGAATAAATAATGCCTGGTTGATCAAAAATACCaatttttcaacattttttattttaaattttaggttTAGTATGGTCACTCAGACCTAGCGATTTGGAGGTGAGATTATTGGAAGACTCTAGAAAAGTGTACAGTGCTCTAGAAGAGGAGTCTGGGGACTACGCGGGATGGATCAACAACGGCGGCATGTTTATATCACGTAGTAAGGTaggtagagcctcgatagctcaaccgttgaggagcggactgaatttcgaaaggttggcggttcaaaccccgcccgttgcactattgttgtacccactcctggcacaagttttacgcttaattggaggggaaaaaaTGACTTCCCCTATtactcatgattagcatggctaatattctttaaaaaaaattaccatcgAAGCTCAACCACGTCAGTTTACTGCGTGGTCCCTTCTTGAAAAAGACGTTAAAAGTCATCAAGAGTACCGAGGGTATTACGAACCATTGGTAGATTCAGTGtcaattcaaaaacacttgtaaaagttaatttgaataaaataaaaatctatttttatttttacttaataatttcgGCAAACAAGTATGCTTACGGTGCACAGCCTGACGTTGTATTACTGAAATTACTGACTTTCAATGACATTTCTTATAGTTTCTTGCCGACTTCATAATAGAATTTATAACCTGTGGTGGAGTCACTGCGAATAGATAGGCTCTATATAACAAAACCCACAAAATAAGGCCCGTaactatgaaaattttaatacctaacataatatttatatgtttACAATATAACTTGTTTTACATCATAAACATAGCGATGAGAGTAAGAATCGATAAcaaattatacaatatacatgttCTGCATAATCAATTAGGTATAGGTTAATAGTTCAGGCCATAGTTAAGAAATCATACAGAAGGTAGTCAGTGATATATTGTGGAATTTCTGATTTCCCGTGGGACTGCTTTTTTTCAAGAATCCCCCCTGTGATATTAATAGGTAGTTCAAGGCTTTAGCATGTTTTGTTTGTATCAGCCGAAGTGAAAACCGCGTTTccccgattttaatttcaacaGTCGCGACGGTTGAATTGAaaatcggggagggaacgcccgcatacccgcacggcccccgtgctaacccgaTGCGAGCCAGCCCGAGTgatgtgcggatgtgcggggcgtctccccgcttcatacaccgattgccatctctaCCTGTCACGATATATAGTTACATGTTAGTCCACCCGGGATACTACTTTATTTAGGCTTATTTTTGTCAAGATTGGCTTCACTTGTTTAACCTTGAAAAGATAAACTTCGAGACAGACAATTTTATAAgtattgataaatatttttttttagttacgcACGGAAGAATATTTACGGCTTCATACTTTGGGAAAGGCGATGGGAGTGCCGAGTGAAGTCCTAGATCCAAATGACGCCCAGAAGTTATTCCCACTTCTGGATCCATCAGTATTTAAAATGGCCCTTTACTCGCCTATGGATGGTACTATAGACCCGGCAATGGCATGCAATGCGCTTGTTAAAGTAGCGACTAAAAATGGTGGAAAGGtacctgttttttttaaattttgaatattgTGAGTAGTAGGCATTGTTAGGAATAAAAAACGCTGATTTAGGTCGGTGTATGTCCAACTATTACGAGTAACTATCGATCAATCTGGATCTGAGTATAAGTTAACTCTGCCTGGAACAACTTTCCATACTTTCTCACATGTGATAGATTTTTAAATCAATGAATTAGTTCAAAGCTTATCTTTACAGATATATGAAGACTGTCCTGTGATTGACATACATTATGCGCACAATATATTTGGGAACAAAGAGGTGACTGGTGTACATACAGATAAAGGATTTATTAGAACCAAATGTGTTGTGAACTGTGGAGGTAAcgtcatttattattttaaattttttaaagttcattgCACTCTTCATTACTGTTggtcatggccgtagccaggagaGGGGGAGGGGGGGCGTTcgaataaacagtttttttttcttctttctttctttctacaCCCCCCCGAAActaattcctggctacggccttgCTGTTGGTCATATCTTTAATGGACTTATTTCTAGACTTACTAGTGCTTACTATGGTCTTCCATATTTTTTAACGTCCGCGTCGCTCGGTTATTAAGAATAGGTCCAGACTccaaaagttttatattttcagtTACTTAGCAAATAGTTGAAAGTTTCGTTCTGATTTGAATACTAAATTGGGGAGTTTGCGAACATAACGATGTTAAATTACATCTctgaactaaatatttttttatcacccGAACGTTTTTGTCCCCtgaatacaattaatattagctcatttccaagcaaaacgggCTACGCTAAAattgaggttgaaatctatagagcgcactttgactttgctttgagttaagtttcagttaaaacgagacgccAGACGGagttatgccagcggtataacgctgccCCGTTTTAACAGTgctttaagtctgagcaaagacaaagtgctatagatctcagcctaagtgttAACAGTTTTCCATGGAcgtattcattaaatttttggCTCTCCCTGATGTTTCGTGTAGTTACACccattttgttcgccagctcctcaaataTTTTCTGTTGCACCTACCCTCATATTTTTGTCAGGTGTTTGGGGTCCACGGATAGCAAGATACGCAGGAGTGCCATCATTGCCCATAGTTCCGTTTAAACACGCTTACGTGGTTTCCGACGCTATACCAGAGATCCGTGGCTGTCCAAATATACGAGACCACGACGTTAACTTGTATTTCAAGATACAGGGAGAAAGTTGTAACATTGGTGGATATGAAATGAATCCTATTATGTTGGATCAGGTGGGCATGTCATTTTTTTCTACCAAATAATTTAACAGGTTACTTTTATTCGATAAGAAGTTAgcgcttgattgcaatctcaacTGATGTATGGCAGGTAGTTTTATGTCTCCCCGTAGCCTTTAGTTTTCCCGTATCCCATACCCTTAAGTACTGTccgttttcaatattcaatcgaTCTGTAAGCTGTAGATAAGTTACTTAGAGACTTTGTTATTtgccaaaaacaccataaaattTTTGACGAtcaacaacgttgctaagtaacttatctccagattacagatagatgtAATTTAAAAAACGGACGTCAATCGCTTTTTACGTCACAtagtaccgaaacgctaaatcgcttggctatATCGCCGTAAGGAGGGAGAcctaggtaccttcaagtcaagagtgattaggcatcttctaagcaagcgcgcttCGTTTTAGGCTGCagtcacttgccagcaagtctgataaCTGCctgcagccaagcgcttgtctatattattttaagtaaataaaaagtgagtaattaatattaatccACTTATTACAGGTTTCAGATAGTCAACACTTCCACCTGTACGATCTGGACTGGGACGTTTTCAGCGTCCACATGAACAGTGCGACGTCCTTATGTCCGAAACTCGGCAACGTTGGTGTTAAAAGCACTGTTTGCGGACCGGAATCCTTCACTCCTGACCATAAGCCGTTATTAGGCGAAGACCCTAATGTATTCGGTAGGTAATGATACAAAATATGCAAAGCTCACGGTTTCCGGAGACTTCGTCTTGGATTTAGGCTTATAAAAACTCTGAGATATAAACTATTCTATATCCGGCTTCAGtatataagctatctctgtgccagaTTTGGTTAAGATTAGTGGTTGGCCTTTGAAAGAAGGATATGGGTGGATTAATCGGTCTAAAAGCAGTGCcatccttttccgcagggaaAATCAGGAAAGAGATAGCATTATTtatagacctgtcaatttaatttagtttgaagATTATTTTCAACCGAATTAGCCCTGCTTCTAGTGCATACtatacttaatatacttaataatattataaatgcgaaagtgtctgtctgtctgctaccttttcacggcccaacagtttaaccgattctgacgaaatttggtacagggttagcttatatcccggggatggacataggccactttttatcccggaaaatcaaacaattcccacgggatctttacgaagtcgcgggcatcctctagtttttctATTAAACTTTagtaaaatgaatttaatttatcGTGTATCTTTATAGGTTTATATCACAACTGTGGCTACAATTCAGCCGGCATGATGTTTTCGGCGGGCTGTGGTATACAGCTGGCGGAATGGATTTTAAGTGGAAGGTAAACAAGGTGACAATTTCCCAAACGAAAATTATGAATAAGTATGACGTCCACCACtacgtctgcatggatttaggtttactgAAAATCttatgggaattctttgatattccgggataaaataagCCTATATTCGttcccggaatgcaagctatctttgtacctacccatcaaaatcggttaaacggatgaatcGTGACAAGGTAacttgattgattttttttttattcactataggtaagcgcttgaccacaatcacacctgatggaaagtgatgatgtggtctaagatgggacgcgtttacctagaaggtgcctattcactcttgttttaaagatacccggattgtaattggtaggaaacacagatcgcggaaggaAGATTGATTGGTATTGATACAAATCAATTTAAATTCGATTAGATTTTGAAATAACTGacttttattaaactcataataggtactaatttgttttaatgaagccattaaataaaaacaatcgcCAAACATTTAAGCGCACTTTAGCACCACCTTAAAGGTTATCGAGAAATATTCGCCAGATAAATGAACATTATTTGCGGCCTATTTTAATGACGTCTGCGGTCATCAGTGAACAGTACCTATTACATTTATTAATTGTTAAATTAAGTAGCTTatttaatgttttacttttcCCTTTCACAGCATTTTTTGTAAAACCTgtatgcatccactgctggacataggccttttcaagaacgcactaccaaacacggtcctccaccttcctcattcTTGTCAAAGATGGGGTATAATTATCACaataaaaagttacattttttttaagaaaaaaaagtgAGGACAATTTCAAGCTAGGCAAAGTACActttttcttatattatttaaatcccCTCACCAAACCAATTTTATGATTTATCTTATCTCTAACTTGATTATTCACATTGCTTTCTCTCTATTTATGATGAGGGACATACCTAATCCTTCCTCATGAAAAGCTCTAAAAATAATAGTGAAAACTGCATTTAGGTAAATCAACCAAGTAGTTAGTTTAGGAAATATAAGCGTTTATTCAAAAGGCCGATTCCGATATCCGACTTCTTCTATATGTATCTTAATATTTATGATCACTGCCAAAATAACACCTATTCATTGTTCTCAGACCCGATTACAATATGTTCACATTCGACGTGTGTCGGTTCACACCAGGCCAACTATCCCGACCGCATTGGGTGCGCGAGAGCAGCCACGAGTCATACGTCAAGAACTATAGTGTGGTGTTCCCCAATGATGAGCCACTCGCTGGAAGGGACGCGAGTCATGACGCGTTGCATCAAGAGCTTATTGATGATGGTGCTGTGATGCAGGCTAGAGCCGGCTGGGAACGACCCGGTTTCTTCATGTTAGGGGAAAAGGTACGAGTCTTACGTCAATGACTATAGTGTTGTGTTCCTCAATGATGAGCCACTCGCTGGAAGGGACGCGAGTCATGACGCGTGGCATCAAGAGCTTATTGATGATGGTGCTGTGATGCAGGCTAGAGCCGGCTGGGAACGACCCGGTTTCTTCATGTTAGGGGAAAAGGTACAAGTCTTACGTCAAGGACTATAGTGTGGTGTTCCCCAATGATGAGCCACTCGCTGGAAGGGACGCGAGTCATGACGCGTTGCATCAAGAGCTTATTGACGATGGTGCTGTGATGCAGGCTAGAGCGGGCTGGGAACGACCCGGTTTCTTCATGTTAGGGGAAAAGGTATGAGGCTTACGTCATAGACTATTATTGTGTTTCCCCCTCTATGCGCCACATTCTGGTTTGAACGAGTCAAGAGTTTGTTGACAACGGTGCTTCGATGCAAACTAGGTCTGCGTATGATCCGGTTTCTTGATCTTAGGGAAAATGTAAGCCGTTAAGACACAAAATTTCCTTCCAAAACGCTTGCTTTCGAAGCCGTCGATTTGAATCGAGCTTATAATATCTATTACATATTTCAACTAGTTAAACTATGATACTGGTTCATCCGAATGCAGGCGTGGTCGAGCACTGTTACGATGTGATCTTTAAAGACGTACCAACTTTTTGAAG from Maniola jurtina chromosome 4, ilManJurt1.1, whole genome shotgun sequence harbors:
- the LOC123864905 gene encoding sarcosine dehydrogenase, mitochondrial, with product MFKVITDKCIRSKAVKYLNSFRNTSRPYATSNEVVTSADIVVIGGGIAGCNTLYQLTKRGVNAVLLEGNRLTSGTTWHTAGLVWSLRPSDLEVRLLEDSRKVYSALEEESGDYAGWINNGGMFISRSKLRTEEYLRLHTLGKAMGVPSEVLDPNDAQKLFPLLDPSVFKMALYSPMDGTIDPAMACNALVKVATKNGGKIYEDCPVIDIHYAHNIFGNKEVTGVHTDKGFIRTKCVVNCGGVWGPRIARYAGVPSLPIVPFKHAYVVSDAIPEIRGCPNIRDHDVNLYFKIQGESCNIGGYEMNPIMLDQVSDSQHFHLYDLDWDVFSVHMNSATSLCPKLGNVGVKSTVCGPESFTPDHKPLLGEDPNVFGLYHNCGYNSAGMMFSAGCGIQLAEWILSGRPDYNMFTFDVCRFTPGQLSRPHWVRESSHESYVKNYSVVFPNDEPLAGRDASHDALHQELIDDGAVMQARAGWERPGFFMLGEKIRVQQYDWGGVNDYPRNLDTRYEEVLKGDYTFGFSKHHDLIGAEALACRNAAAMFNMSYYGKLYLTGPDAQRTAELAFTADLSKEKNRIVYTLLLNEKGGVEADLTVSILDGGLGSLHEPIFKGRGYYLVTSGFSANHTSSILRRVIHKYKLRANITDVTKQLCILAIQGPDSQRILQRYTDAGLSNDAFPLYTHRSIGVTKAPNSPDNKTYTCRALRVSWAGELGWELHIPSSHAIQVYKALRQAKGLRNAGWRALTSLSAEKGFHLWNSDLRTDDNPIESNLGFACRKDGEYIGNEAVSKAKKNGVTKKYAYFTLDDKIPLFGQEAIFRNGVPVGYVRRGDYAFFLDQPLGIGYVSNNGSVVTNNYLQDGNYEIEVMGKRYKANLHLRSPFDPTGQRLLGNYGALGMDENTHEPHAGQNERAGGSE